A section of the Ornithinimicrobium sufpigmenti genome encodes:
- a CDS encoding AMP-dependent synthetase/ligase yields the protein MTEVSVPPLVPPSTEGSLADYPARWALTQPERVMVSVPQDGGWAPVTAAELHERMQQLAKGFIAAGVEPGDRVAIMSRTRLEWTLADFALWMVGAVPVPVYETSSVDQVRWILQDSGAVAVLVEDSVMTAAVAQVRDQLPDLRDVWQIEAGALEELTAAGGEVADETLQGRREGVRRSDTATIIYTSGTTGEPRGCELTHDNFMALAENAAERLSEVIRAEGAAMLLFLPLAHVFARFLQVVCVYAGARLGHTPDPRTVLDDLASFRPTFLLSVPRVFEKIYNATEQKAEAAGRGKVFRWAARVAERYSRALDAGGAGPALRVQRAVADRLVYTRLRAAMGGRVTYAIAGGAALGERLGHFFRGVGLVVLEGYGLTETTAPATVNTPDMLRIGTVGRPLPGVSVRVAEDGEILLRGVNLFRGYHGDPEATARAMPDGWFHTGDLGQLDADGFLTITGRVKEILVTAGGKNVSPGPLEDRLRAHPLISQCMVVGEGRPFVAALITLDAEMLSTWGANNGLPGLTLEQAPEHPQVLAELQQAVDTANESVSRAESIRAFHVLDEDFTADNGLLTPSMKLKRGRIGELLHQEIEGIYARPRPR from the coding sequence GTGACCGAGGTGTCCGTCCCACCGCTCGTGCCCCCGTCTACCGAGGGCAGCCTGGCCGACTACCCGGCCCGCTGGGCGCTGACCCAGCCGGAGAGGGTGATGGTCAGCGTCCCGCAGGACGGTGGCTGGGCGCCCGTCACCGCGGCCGAGCTGCACGAGCGTATGCAGCAGCTGGCCAAGGGCTTCATCGCGGCCGGCGTCGAGCCTGGGGACCGCGTGGCCATCATGAGCCGCACGCGCCTGGAGTGGACGCTGGCCGACTTCGCCCTGTGGATGGTGGGCGCCGTGCCGGTGCCGGTCTACGAGACCAGCTCGGTGGACCAGGTGCGGTGGATCCTGCAGGACTCCGGCGCCGTGGCGGTCCTCGTCGAGGACTCGGTGATGACCGCCGCGGTGGCGCAGGTCCGGGACCAGCTGCCCGACCTGCGCGACGTGTGGCAGATCGAGGCCGGTGCCCTGGAGGAGCTGACGGCCGCGGGCGGCGAGGTCGCCGACGAGACCCTGCAGGGCAGGCGGGAAGGGGTCCGACGCTCGGACACGGCCACGATCATCTACACCTCGGGCACCACCGGGGAGCCCCGCGGGTGCGAGCTCACCCACGACAACTTCATGGCCCTGGCCGAGAACGCCGCCGAGCGGCTCAGCGAGGTCATCCGCGCCGAGGGTGCGGCCATGCTGCTGTTCCTGCCGCTGGCGCACGTCTTCGCTCGGTTCCTGCAGGTGGTCTGCGTGTATGCCGGAGCCCGGCTGGGTCATACCCCGGACCCGCGCACCGTGCTGGACGACCTGGCCAGCTTCCGGCCCACCTTCCTGCTGTCGGTGCCCAGGGTCTTCGAGAAGATCTACAACGCCACCGAGCAGAAGGCGGAGGCCGCCGGCAGGGGCAAGGTCTTCCGCTGGGCGGCCCGGGTGGCCGAGCGCTACAGCCGGGCTCTGGACGCCGGTGGCGCCGGTCCGGCGCTGCGGGTGCAACGGGCGGTCGCCGACCGGCTGGTCTACACCCGGCTCCGGGCCGCGATGGGCGGGCGGGTGACCTACGCCATCGCGGGTGGTGCCGCGCTCGGGGAGCGGCTCGGCCACTTCTTCCGCGGCGTCGGTCTGGTCGTGCTCGAGGGCTACGGGCTGACCGAGACCACGGCGCCGGCCACGGTGAACACCCCGGACATGCTCCGGATCGGCACGGTGGGCCGGCCGTTGCCGGGCGTGTCGGTGCGGGTGGCCGAGGACGGCGAGATCCTGCTGCGTGGCGTCAACCTCTTCCGCGGCTACCACGGCGACCCGGAGGCTACGGCCCGGGCCATGCCGGACGGCTGGTTCCACACCGGCGACCTGGGCCAGCTCGACGCCGACGGCTTCCTGACCATCACCGGGCGGGTCAAGGAGATCCTGGTGACGGCCGGCGGCAAGAACGTCTCCCCGGGGCCGCTCGAGGACCGGCTGCGCGCGCACCCGCTGATCTCTCAGTGCATGGTGGTCGGCGAGGGTCGGCCGTTCGTGGCCGCCCTGATCACCCTGGACGCCGAGATGCTCAGCACCTGGGGCGCCAACAACGGGCTGCCCGGTCTGACGCTCGAGCAGGCCCCCGAGCACCCGCAGGTGCTGGCCGAGCTGCAGCAGGCCGTCGACACGGCCAACGAGTCGGTCAGCCGCGCCGAGTCGATCCGCGCCTTCCACGTGCTCGACGAGGACTTCACCGCGGACAACGGTCTGCTGACCCCGTCGATGAAGCTCAAACGCGGCCGGATCGGCGAGCTGCTCCATCAGGAGATCGAGGGCATCTACGCCCGCCCGCGGCCCCGCTGA
- a CDS encoding ROK family glucokinase produces the protein MSICVGVDIGGTKIAASAVRADGTVLARGRRETPARDADQIVLAVADVVRELKDQARAEGEDVVAVGAACAGFIDRSGETVLFAPNLAWRDEPLKARLEAQIPLPVVLENDANAAAWGEFRFGAGRGQTDMVMVTLGTGVGGGVIVAGQLLRGAHGMGAEVGHLRVVPDGHRCGCGNKGCWEMYASGSALVREARQLVAGGSPHAGVLADRCGRDPSRLTGIMVTEVAGTGDPAAVELLEDVGRWTGEGLASLTAILDPSILVVGGGVSAAGDLVLEPARAAFGRHLSGRGHRTRVPIVLAELGNDAGMIGVADLAAAGVNPAGGPALASSVRAAGSLDPAAPSE, from the coding sequence GTGAGCATCTGCGTCGGCGTGGACATCGGTGGGACCAAGATCGCGGCGAGTGCCGTGCGGGCCGACGGCACAGTCCTGGCGCGCGGTCGCCGGGAGACCCCGGCCCGCGACGCCGACCAGATCGTCCTGGCCGTCGCCGACGTGGTGCGCGAGCTCAAGGACCAGGCCCGGGCTGAGGGAGAAGACGTCGTCGCCGTGGGTGCCGCCTGCGCCGGCTTCATCGACCGGTCGGGGGAGACGGTGCTCTTCGCCCCGAACCTGGCCTGGCGCGACGAGCCGCTGAAGGCGCGGCTGGAGGCGCAGATCCCGCTGCCGGTCGTGCTGGAGAACGACGCGAACGCCGCCGCCTGGGGCGAGTTCCGGTTCGGTGCCGGCCGAGGGCAGACGGACATGGTCATGGTCACCCTGGGGACCGGCGTCGGCGGCGGGGTCATCGTCGCGGGGCAGCTGCTGCGTGGCGCGCACGGGATGGGCGCGGAGGTGGGCCACCTGCGGGTCGTCCCGGACGGTCACCGGTGCGGTTGCGGCAACAAGGGGTGCTGGGAGATGTATGCGTCGGGGTCGGCCCTGGTGCGCGAGGCGCGGCAGCTGGTGGCGGGGGGCAGCCCGCACGCGGGCGTGCTCGCCGACCGGTGCGGTCGGGACCCGAGCCGGCTCACCGGGATCATGGTCACCGAGGTCGCGGGCACCGGTGACCCTGCCGCGGTCGAGCTGCTCGAGGACGTCGGTCGGTGGACCGGTGAAGGGCTGGCCAGCCTCACCGCGATCCTCGACCCCTCCATCCTCGTGGTCGGGGGCGGCGTCAGCGCCGCCGGCGACCTGGTGCTCGAGCCCGCCCGGGCCGCCTTCGGTCGTCACCTCTCAGGACGCGGTCATCGCACGCGGGTGCCGATCGTGCTCGCCGAGCTGGGCAACGACGCCGGGATGATCGGGGTCGCGGACCTGGCAGCGGCCGGCGTCAACCCCGCGGGAGGCCCAGCACTGGCTTCCAGCGTGCGAGCGGCGGGCAGTCTGGACCCGGCGGCCCCGTCGGAATGA
- a CDS encoding ROK family protein: MSDLLSIGVDVGGTRLKAGLVDQGGAVLATARRDTPGRSAPPAVLEEALLDLVGELRSVASATGRRAASVGVAVAGLVDAARGIVVFAPHLPWREEPLRERLAAGLDLPVVVDNDANAAAWAEHRFGAGRGETHLLLLTLGTGIGGAVLTEGRLQRGRHGLAGELGHVQVVPDGRPCPCGNRGCWEQYVSGTVLRRDGQELVRRGGADAAALSEACDGDPGRLSGDDLTRLAREGDPASRAVLGAAGRWLGTGLAGAVATLDPGTVVVGGGLSEAGDLLLDPARATLAQHLLGRGHRPVPPVVPAALGVGAGLVGAADLARSP, from the coding sequence GTGAGCGATCTGCTGAGCATCGGCGTCGACGTCGGCGGCACCCGGCTGAAGGCGGGTCTGGTCGACCAGGGCGGGGCGGTGCTCGCGACCGCGCGACGGGACACGCCGGGACGGTCTGCCCCTCCGGCCGTGCTGGAAGAGGCCCTGCTGGACCTGGTGGGAGAGCTCCGGTCCGTCGCATCCGCCACCGGGCGCCGCGCAGCGAGCGTCGGCGTGGCCGTCGCCGGGCTGGTGGATGCGGCCCGAGGCATCGTCGTCTTCGCGCCCCACCTGCCCTGGCGGGAGGAGCCGCTGCGAGAGCGGCTGGCGGCAGGGCTCGACCTGCCGGTGGTCGTCGACAACGACGCCAACGCCGCCGCCTGGGCTGAGCACAGGTTCGGCGCCGGGCGCGGGGAGACCCACCTGCTGCTGCTCACCCTGGGCACCGGCATCGGTGGCGCCGTCCTGACGGAGGGCCGGTTGCAGCGTGGTCGGCACGGCCTGGCGGGAGAGCTGGGTCACGTCCAGGTCGTGCCCGACGGGCGGCCCTGCCCGTGCGGCAACCGGGGCTGCTGGGAGCAATACGTCTCGGGGACGGTGCTGCGCCGGGACGGCCAGGAGCTCGTCCGCCGCGGGGGAGCGGACGCCGCCGCGCTCTCCGAGGCCTGCGACGGCGATCCCGGCCGGTTGAGCGGTGACGACCTGACCCGACTGGCCCGGGAGGGCGACCCGGCCAGCCGGGCCGTGCTGGGCGCTGCCGGACGGTGGCTCGGCACGGGCCTGGCCGGAGCGGTCGCCACCCTCGACCCGGGCACCGTCGTCGTCGGCGGCGGCCTCAGCGAGGCCGGGGACCTGCTCCTCGACCCCGCCCGGGCCACGCTCGCACAGCACCTGCTGGGTCGGGGGCACCGTCCCGTCCCGCCGGTCGTCCCCGCCGCCCTGGGGGTCGGTGCCGGGCTGGTCGGGGCCGCCGACCTGGCCCGGTCTCCGTGA
- a CDS encoding endonuclease/exonuclease/phosphatase family protein: protein MPDTGFRLRIASYNLRGLKDDAATAAAVVRAVAPDVLLLQELPRYPGSDYAITSFAREARMLWSGRTRFVSGTGMLTGLRPLPTDSQDLKLPVGLRENPRGYTVTQVRSPHGPAITVASVHLSLREEQRVDHTRTLLTELTADGGAQAPLVVGGDLNEGPTGAAWGLLADELDVVSDDRPTYPASRPQHRIDAIFSRGHVAATPGDPQLLDGMPLARATDHLPVWVDLTF from the coding sequence ATGCCCGACACCGGCTTCCGCCTGCGCATCGCCAGCTACAACCTCCGTGGTCTCAAGGACGACGCGGCCACCGCCGCCGCCGTCGTCCGCGCCGTCGCCCCCGACGTGCTGCTCCTGCAGGAGCTGCCCCGCTACCCGGGGTCGGACTACGCGATCACCTCGTTCGCCCGCGAGGCTCGGATGCTGTGGTCGGGCCGCACCCGGTTCGTCAGCGGGACCGGGATGCTGACCGGGCTGCGCCCGCTGCCCACCGACTCCCAGGACCTCAAGCTGCCCGTCGGTCTGCGGGAGAACCCGCGCGGCTACACGGTCACCCAGGTCCGCAGCCCCCACGGTCCGGCGATCACCGTCGCCTCGGTGCACCTCTCATTGCGCGAGGAGCAGCGGGTCGACCACACCCGCACCCTCCTGACCGAGCTCACCGCCGACGGGGGGGCCCAGGCCCCGCTGGTGGTGGGCGGTGACCTCAACGAGGGACCCACCGGCGCCGCCTGGGGTCTCCTGGCCGACGAGCTCGACGTGGTGAGCGACGACCGGCCCACCTACCCGGCCAGCAGGCCGCAGCACCGGATCGACGCGATCTTCTCCCGTGGGCACGTCGCGGCCACGCCGGGTGACCCGCAGCTGCTGGACGGTATGCCGTTGGCGCGCGCGACCGATCACCTGCCGGTCTGGGTGGACCTGACGTTCTAG
- a CDS encoding lysophospholipid acyltransferase family protein translates to MVYSFLKHFVVGPPVRLVFRPWVEGLHHVPDEGPAILASNHLSFSDSILLPLMVPRRITFPAKMEYFTGNGVRGWLTRQFFVRTGQIPIDRSGGSKSMAALEQGLAVLGQGELFGIYPEGTRSPDGRLYRGKTGVARMALQADVPIVPCAMIDTDKAQPTGQRIPKVVRVGVRIGPPIYHPELAGQSENHAALREVTDEVMRALQRLSGQEYVDEYAADVKARLASTDEPVDQPSQKPSAERADKPTDEPDA, encoded by the coding sequence ATGGTCTACTCGTTCCTCAAGCACTTCGTCGTGGGGCCCCCGGTACGGCTGGTCTTCCGGCCGTGGGTCGAGGGTCTGCACCACGTGCCGGACGAGGGTCCGGCCATCCTGGCCAGCAACCACCTGTCGTTCTCCGACTCGATCCTCCTGCCGCTGATGGTGCCGCGACGGATCACCTTCCCGGCCAAGATGGAGTACTTCACCGGCAACGGGGTGCGGGGCTGGCTGACCAGGCAGTTCTTCGTGCGCACCGGTCAGATCCCCATCGACCGCTCGGGGGGCAGCAAGTCCATGGCCGCGTTGGAGCAGGGGCTGGCGGTCCTGGGCCAGGGGGAGCTGTTCGGGATCTACCCCGAGGGCACCCGTAGCCCCGACGGGCGTCTCTACCGCGGCAAGACCGGCGTGGCGCGGATGGCGTTGCAGGCCGACGTGCCGATCGTGCCGTGCGCGATGATCGACACCGACAAGGCCCAGCCCACGGGGCAGAGGATCCCCAAGGTCGTGCGCGTGGGCGTGCGCATCGGGCCGCCGATCTACCATCCCGAGCTGGCCGGCCAGAGCGAGAACCACGCGGCCCTGCGGGAGGTCACCGACGAGGTGATGCGCGCGCTGCAGCGCCTCTCCGGCCAGGAGTACGTGGACGAGTACGCCGCCGACGTCAAGGCCCGGCTGGCCTCGACCGACGAGCCCGTTGACCAGCCCTCCCAGAAGCCCTCCGCCGAGCGCGCTGACAAACCCACTGACGAGCCGGACGCCTGA
- a CDS encoding class II 3-deoxy-7-phosphoheptulonate synthase has translation MGLVSTDLTGLALGTHDVDWPDLPALQQPTWDDPVALAQTLSVLASYPPLVFAGEADQLREHMAQVAAGNAFTLQGGDCAETLSEVTGPNIRDRIKTILQMAVVLTYGAGMPIVKVGRMAGQFAKPRSSDMETRDGVTLPAYRGDMVNGFEFTPESRRHDPERLLRSYHASSATLNLVRGFTSGGFADLRSVHAWNRGFIKGPAQKRYEQMANEIDRAVRFLEASGVADAEEMRRVEFYSAHEALVLDYERPMVRRDHRTGLLYDTSAHLLWVGERTRDLDGAHLDFISRIQNPVAVKLGPGADRETVLAIMDKVDPDRIPGRLSFITRMGAERIGDVLPALLTSLGEEARRVSWICDPMHGNTFTSPGGFKTRRFEDVVEEVRGFFAAHAEAGTHPGGIHVELTGNDVTECVGGAGEINLADVGLRYETLCDPRLNHQQSLELAFLVAEMLERGVR, from the coding sequence ATGGGTCTGGTGAGCACCGATCTGACCGGACTGGCCCTCGGGACGCACGACGTCGACTGGCCCGACCTTCCCGCCCTGCAGCAGCCGACCTGGGACGACCCCGTCGCCCTGGCCCAGACCCTGTCTGTGCTCGCCTCCTATCCGCCCCTCGTCTTCGCTGGTGAGGCGGATCAGCTGCGCGAGCACATGGCCCAAGTGGCCGCGGGCAACGCCTTCACCCTCCAGGGCGGCGACTGTGCCGAGACCCTCAGCGAGGTGACCGGCCCCAACATCCGGGACCGGATCAAGACCATCCTGCAGATGGCGGTCGTGCTGACCTACGGGGCGGGTATGCCGATCGTCAAGGTCGGGCGGATGGCCGGCCAGTTCGCCAAGCCGCGCAGCTCCGACATGGAGACCCGCGACGGCGTGACCCTGCCGGCCTACCGCGGCGACATGGTCAACGGCTTCGAGTTCACCCCCGAGTCGCGCCGGCACGACCCCGAGCGGCTGCTGCGCAGCTACCACGCCAGCTCGGCCACCCTCAACCTGGTCCGCGGCTTCACCAGCGGCGGCTTCGCCGACCTGCGCAGCGTGCACGCCTGGAACCGGGGTTTCATCAAGGGGCCTGCCCAGAAGCGCTACGAGCAGATGGCCAACGAGATCGACCGGGCCGTGCGCTTCCTGGAGGCCTCCGGCGTCGCCGACGCCGAGGAGATGCGTCGCGTCGAGTTCTACTCCGCCCACGAGGCGCTGGTGCTCGACTACGAGCGGCCGATGGTGCGCCGCGACCACCGCACCGGCCTGCTGTACGACACCTCGGCCCACCTGCTCTGGGTCGGTGAGCGGACCCGCGACCTCGACGGCGCCCACCTGGACTTCATCTCGCGCATCCAGAACCCGGTCGCCGTCAAGCTCGGGCCTGGCGCGGACCGGGAGACGGTGCTGGCGATCATGGACAAGGTCGACCCCGACCGGATCCCCGGCCGGCTCAGCTTCATCACCCGGATGGGGGCCGAGCGGATCGGTGACGTCCTGCCCGCCCTGCTGACCTCGCTGGGGGAGGAGGCCCGGCGGGTGAGCTGGATCTGCGACCCGATGCACGGCAACACCTTCACCTCGCCCGGCGGCTTCAAGACCCGGCGGTTCGAGGACGTCGTCGAGGAGGTGCGCGGCTTCTTCGCCGCCCACGCCGAGGCAGGGACCCACCCTGGTGGCATCCACGTGGAGCTGACCGGCAACGACGTCACCGAGTGCGTCGGCGGCGCCGGCGAGATCAACCTGGCCGACGTCGGACTGCGCTACGAGACTCTGTGCGACCCGCGGCTGAACCACCAGCAGAGCCTGGAGCTGGCCTTCCTCGTCGCCGAGATGCTGGAACGGGGCGTGCGCTGA
- a CDS encoding threonine aldolase family protein, protein MAAPTVADLRSDTLTRPTPGMREAMVHAEVGDDVYGEDPTVALLEKQVAALIGHEAALFMPTGSMANQVGLALHAGPGQEIVTDHLAHVLRAELGAAAAHSGISARSWVADRGLLDVDTFLSVVVPDGGPYQVSTACVVVENTHNFGGGTVQPLADLQALREGTRAVGVGVHLDGARLWNAHVATGVPLADYGACADTVSVCLSKGLGAPVGSVLTGSAEQMARARVLRKRMGGGMRQVGILAAAGRYALEHQLARLADDHARARRVAEAVGTAYPLVVDPQTVQTNILVLDVSPAGWAAADFIAAAAGEGVLGYATDARRVRFVWHLDVDDPMSAHATEVLLELLGRGADDRG, encoded by the coding sequence GTGGCGGCCCCCACTGTCGCCGACCTGCGCTCGGACACCCTGACCCGGCCGACCCCGGGGATGCGGGAGGCGATGGTGCACGCCGAGGTGGGCGACGACGTCTACGGCGAGGACCCCACGGTCGCCCTGCTCGAGAAGCAGGTCGCCGCGCTGATCGGCCACGAGGCGGCGCTCTTCATGCCGACCGGCTCGATGGCCAACCAGGTCGGGCTCGCGCTGCACGCGGGCCCCGGGCAGGAGATCGTCACCGACCACCTCGCCCACGTGCTGCGCGCCGAGCTGGGCGCCGCGGCGGCCCACTCCGGGATCAGCGCCCGGTCCTGGGTGGCCGACCGCGGGCTCCTCGACGTGGACACCTTCCTGTCGGTCGTCGTGCCGGACGGCGGTCCGTACCAGGTCAGCACCGCCTGCGTCGTGGTCGAGAACACGCACAACTTCGGCGGTGGCACCGTCCAGCCCCTGGCCGACCTGCAGGCACTGCGCGAGGGGACCCGCGCGGTCGGGGTCGGGGTGCATCTTGACGGCGCCCGGCTGTGGAACGCGCACGTCGCGACCGGCGTCCCCCTCGCCGACTACGGCGCCTGCGCCGACACCGTCTCGGTCTGCCTGTCCAAGGGCCTCGGCGCCCCGGTCGGGTCCGTCCTGACCGGCTCCGCCGAGCAGATGGCCCGGGCCCGGGTGCTGCGCAAGCGGATGGGCGGCGGGATGCGGCAGGTGGGGATCCTGGCCGCCGCCGGTCGCTACGCCCTGGAGCACCAGCTGGCCCGGCTGGCCGACGACCACGCGCGGGCGCGGCGCGTGGCGGAGGCGGTCGGCACGGCATACCCCCTGGTCGTGGACCCGCAGACCGTGCAGACCAACATCCTCGTCCTGGACGTGTCGCCGGCCGGGTGGGCGGCGGCGGACTTCATCGCCGCGGCCGCCGGTGAGGGCGTGCTCGGTTACGCGACGGACGCCCGACGGGTCCGGTTCGTCTGGCACCTGGACGTGGACGACCCCATGAGCGCCCACGCCACCGAGGTGCTGCTCGAGCTGCTCGGACGAGGTGCGGACGACCGCGGATGA
- a CDS encoding molybdopterin-dependent oxidoreductase: MTPVETFHDHPLPPGQRERPWRPVHYGRVPRLDVQRWSLTVGGETRDGGMTVLDRLALHALPWVEVEARLHCVARTSTPPLRWGGVRMRDVVELAPPGEDAGHVLLAAARGYAACVTLADLVHPDSLLATHVDGRPLTPEQGWPARVVLPHLYGFKGPKWVAELTYHHRPQQGWWESRGYHPRARVAHEERFAHQD; the protein is encoded by the coding sequence ATGACGCCGGTCGAGACCTTCCACGACCATCCGCTGCCACCGGGCCAGCGGGAGAGGCCCTGGCGACCGGTGCACTACGGGCGGGTGCCGCGGCTGGACGTGCAGCGCTGGAGCCTGACCGTCGGCGGGGAGACGCGCGACGGTGGGATGACCGTGCTGGACCGGCTGGCCCTGCACGCCCTGCCCTGGGTGGAGGTCGAGGCCCGGCTGCACTGCGTGGCGCGCACCTCCACGCCGCCGCTGCGCTGGGGCGGAGTGCGGATGCGGGACGTGGTCGAGCTGGCGCCGCCGGGGGAGGACGCGGGGCACGTCCTGCTCGCCGCCGCACGTGGGTATGCCGCCTGCGTCACCCTGGCCGACCTGGTCCACCCGGACAGCCTGCTGGCCACCCATGTCGACGGGCGGCCGCTGACGCCGGAGCAGGGCTGGCCGGCGCGGGTAGTGCTTCCGCACCTCTACGGGTTCAAGGGACCGAAGTGGGTGGCGGAGCTGACCTACCACCACCGTCCGCAGCAGGGCTGGTGGGAGTCCCGCGGCTACCACCCCCGGGCCCGGGTCGCCCACGAGGAGCGGTTCGCCCACCAGGACTAG
- the pknB gene encoding Stk1 family PASTA domain-containing Ser/Thr kinase produces the protein MDASTPAVIDRVVDGRYRVEAEIARGGMATVYRARDLRLDRPVALKVMRPDLAHDQAFVRRFQQEARAAARLSHPHIVSVYDQGEDGDLVFLAMQLVDGPTLRDVIEHRSPASARQALTLLIPVAEALAEAHRRGLVHRDVKPENVLIDQGRHNGVKVVDFGLARAISAASHHTSEMLWGTAAYLAPEQVERGRADPRTDVYGVGLLLFELLSGRKAFPGDDPLQVAYDHVHRGLPDLRALVPTVPPAVASLVVSAAATDPGDRPQDAGELLDRMRELLRELPDPALDAVPARPGLDGEDGQKPDDADATRALGVSDGPQGDPTQLLPGGGHSQTRQLPVAGRATSDGHYARTTGNTVRTPRRRPAPPVQAPPPPPRRRGGAGRWLLALLLVALLAGGGYGFWWLTEGPGVHSAMPAVVELSEEDARSALDARQLDAVVTYAYSEDVPDGTVISADREPGTNLRHGTDVTLVVSQGQERYAVPPLTGLTLESAQAALESANLALGEQSREHDEVEPEGRVLRSDPESGELLPPDGEVDLVISSGPAPVEVPDVTGRPQQEATDALTRAGLTVTVDPQRTHDEDVPEGAVLSQSPSSGTLARGETVTLVISDGPELVTVPQVVGSQFGTVEDELTELGLVVVREDIRGGFFGSVRSQSIEPGEEVPVGTEILLEVV, from the coding sequence GTGGACGCCTCGACCCCTGCCGTCATCGACCGCGTCGTCGACGGCCGGTACCGGGTCGAGGCGGAGATCGCCCGGGGCGGGATGGCGACCGTCTACCGCGCCCGGGACCTGCGCCTGGACCGACCGGTCGCGCTGAAGGTGATGCGCCCGGACCTGGCGCACGACCAGGCCTTCGTGCGTCGCTTCCAGCAGGAGGCGCGCGCGGCGGCCCGCCTCTCGCACCCGCACATCGTCAGCGTGTACGACCAGGGCGAGGACGGTGACCTCGTCTTCCTCGCCATGCAGCTGGTCGACGGGCCCACCCTGCGCGACGTCATCGAGCACCGGAGCCCCGCCTCAGCGCGGCAGGCGCTGACCCTGCTGATCCCGGTGGCCGAGGCGCTGGCCGAGGCGCACCGACGCGGGCTGGTGCACCGGGACGTCAAGCCCGAGAACGTGCTCATCGACCAGGGCCGGCACAACGGCGTCAAGGTCGTGGACTTCGGCCTGGCCCGCGCCATCAGCGCGGCCAGCCACCACACCAGCGAGATGCTGTGGGGCACCGCCGCCTACCTCGCCCCCGAGCAGGTCGAGCGGGGGCGGGCCGACCCCCGGACCGATGTATATGGCGTGGGCCTGCTCCTCTTCGAGCTGCTCAGTGGCCGCAAGGCCTTCCCCGGGGACGACCCGCTGCAGGTCGCCTACGACCACGTGCACCGCGGCCTGCCCGACCTGCGCGCCCTGGTGCCCACGGTCCCACCCGCCGTGGCCTCGCTGGTGGTCAGCGCCGCGGCGACCGACCCCGGCGACCGACCCCAGGACGCCGGTGAGCTGCTGGACCGGATGCGCGAGCTGCTGCGCGAACTGCCGGACCCTGCGCTGGACGCCGTGCCCGCGCGGCCGGGCCTCGACGGTGAGGACGGGCAGAAGCCCGACGACGCCGACGCCACCCGCGCCCTGGGCGTGTCCGACGGCCCCCAGGGCGATCCGACGCAGCTGCTCCCCGGAGGCGGGCACTCCCAGACCCGGCAGCTGCCCGTGGCGGGACGGGCCACCAGCGACGGCCACTACGCCCGCACGACCGGCAACACCGTGCGCACCCCCCGCCGGCGTCCGGCGCCCCCCGTGCAGGCACCACCACCTCCCCCACGACGGCGGGGCGGCGCGGGCCGCTGGCTCCTCGCCCTCCTCCTGGTCGCCCTGCTCGCCGGCGGCGGCTACGGCTTCTGGTGGCTCACCGAGGGTCCCGGCGTGCACTCGGCGATGCCGGCCGTGGTCGAGCTCAGCGAGGAGGACGCACGGTCTGCCCTCGACGCCCGGCAGCTGGACGCCGTGGTCACCTACGCCTACTCCGAGGACGTCCCCGACGGCACCGTCATCTCGGCCGACCGCGAGCCGGGCACCAACCTGCGGCACGGCACCGACGTGACCCTGGTCGTCTCCCAGGGCCAGGAGCGGTATGCCGTGCCCCCACTCACCGGGCTCACGCTCGAGTCCGCGCAGGCCGCCCTCGAGTCGGCCAACCTCGCCCTCGGCGAGCAGAGCCGCGAGCACGACGAGGTCGAGCCCGAGGGCCGGGTGCTGCGCTCGGACCCGGAGTCCGGTGAGCTGCTGCCCCCCGACGGTGAGGTGGACCTCGTCATCAGCTCCGGACCCGCGCCGGTGGAGGTGCCCGACGTCACCGGGCGTCCCCAGCAGGAGGCCACCGACGCGCTCACCCGGGCCGGCCTCACCGTGACCGTGGACCCGCAGCGGACCCACGACGAGGACGTGCCGGAGGGCGCGGTCCTGTCCCAGTCACCCTCCTCGGGCACCCTGGCGCGCGGCGAGACCGTGACCCTCGTGATCTCCGACGGCCCGGAGCTCGTCACCGTCCCGCAGGTGGTCGGCTCGCAGTTCGGCACCGTCGAGGACGAGCTGACCGAGCTCGGCCTGGTGGTGGTGCGGGAGGACATCCGCGGCGGGTTCTTCGGCTCGGTGCGCTCGCAGTCGATCGAGCCGGGCGAGGAGGTGCCGGTGGGCACCGAGATCCTGCTCGAGGTCGTCTGA